In Methanosarcina siciliae T4/M, one genomic interval encodes:
- a CDS encoding ABC transporter permease, giving the protein MPSIEHKGWTKHLSREMNGAWAIAKKDMRIYYFRSNIIVSGILFPLFMFLSFAIGKNAPPKTLIPGLISITLLFSASQIEPVSLTLERRVKTFERLLSAPISRNSMIFGESISGFLYSLIIALLPLVVGIFIFDTQIVNAPILVISMILTSFCFAMLGTLFAAYPTETAGEVMAILNTVRLPLIFISGIFIPISSMPQIGQKIALISPLTYGNDMIEYAFTGNSLFSPLIDISMLVIFIIIFHLATNYMYKNFNE; this is encoded by the coding sequence ATGCCATCGATTGAGCATAAAGGATGGACAAAGCACCTATCTCGGGAAATGAACGGTGCATGGGCAATCGCCAAAAAGGATATGAGAATCTACTACTTCAGGTCCAATATTATAGTTTCCGGCATACTCTTTCCTCTTTTTATGTTCCTATCTTTTGCTATCGGGAAGAATGCCCCCCCAAAAACACTGATACCCGGATTGATTTCAATCACTTTACTGTTTTCTGCTTCACAAATAGAGCCGGTTTCATTAACTCTTGAACGGCGCGTAAAGACTTTTGAACGCTTGCTCTCAGCACCTATTTCCCGGAATTCAATGATTTTCGGGGAGAGCATTAGCGGGTTTCTCTACAGTCTCATCATTGCGTTATTACCGCTTGTTGTCGGCATCTTCATATTCGATACGCAGATAGTAAACGCACCTATCCTTGTTATTTCCATGATTCTCACATCATTCTGTTTTGCTATGCTCGGGACGCTATTTGCTGCGTACCCCACCGAGACTGCGGGCGAAGTCATGGCAATTCTTAATACTGTCAGGCTACCGCTTATATTTATCTCCGGCATTTTCATTCCGATATCTTCTATGCCTCAGATAGGTCAGAAGATTGCACTGATATCCCCACTTACTTATGGAAACGATATGATAGAATACGCATTTACGGGTAATTCACTATTTTCTCCACTTATAGATATTTCAATGCTTGTGATATTCATTATAATCTTCCATCTGGCTACAAACTATATGTATAAGAATTTCAACGAGTGA
- a CDS encoding toxin-antitoxin system TumE family protein — protein MNFRDYYLNIESLLKEFPLIMHFSVDFDEITDYVGSVKGKLELTNGSILYFFEFVEIKDNNPVLVKYKYQWLSSEGELLKRWDNAPHHRELSTFPDHVHDQNGVYPSPAMNLESILDKGLNFE, from the coding sequence ATGAATTTTAGAGATTACTATTTAAATATAGAATCTCTGCTCAAAGAATTTCCTCTTATAATGCATTTTTCAGTTGACTTTGACGAGATTACAGATTACGTAGGATCTGTAAAGGGTAAACTTGAATTAACGAATGGCTCGATACTTTACTTCTTTGAATTTGTTGAAATTAAAGACAATAATCCTGTACTTGTCAAGTACAAATACCAGTGGCTATCGTCTGAAGGTGAGTTATTAAAGAGGTGGGATAATGCTCCACATCATAGAGAACTCAGTACTTTTCCGGATCATGTTCATGACCAAAATGGGGTTTATCCTTCTCCTGCCATGAATCTGGAATCAATATTGGACAAAGGTCTCAATTTTGAATAA
- a CDS encoding protease inhibitor I42 family protein, translating to MKKILKLMALLLAIAAVVFAAGCAEDAEPAENETPEDSEQVTPATPETSNMANENVTENITTENNATEANETVVTGQVVTEADNGTNISLNNGENFTLQLRGNPTTGYSWQLNVSEGLSILSEDYTQDPAPEEATGVPGTYTWVIQAVSEGSQQVNGEYIQPWENATGTEDNFTLTIEVV from the coding sequence ATGAAGAAAATCTTAAAGTTAATGGCATTGCTCCTTGCCATTGCTGCTGTCGTTTTTGCAGCTGGCTGTGCCGAAGATGCGGAGCCTGCGGAAAATGAAACTCCGGAAGATTCCGAACAGGTTACGCCTGCAACACCGGAAACTTCTAACATGGCAAACGAAAATGTTACCGAAAATATCACAACTGAAAACAACGCAACCGAAGCTAATGAAACCGTGGTAACGGGGCAGGTAGTAACCGAAGCCGACAATGGGACAAACATTAGTCTCAATAATGGAGAGAATTTTACCCTTCAACTCAGGGGAAACCCCACTACAGGTTATTCCTGGCAACTCAACGTAAGCGAAGGGCTCAGTATTCTCAGTGAAGATTATACCCAGGACCCGGCTCCTGAAGAAGCTACTGGTGTTCCCGGAACTTATACCTGGGTAATTCAAGCGGTGAGTGAGGGCAGCCAGCAGGTAAACGGCGAATATATACAACCCTGGGAGAATGCAACCGGGACTGAGGATAACTTTACACTCACTATCGAGGTTGTCTGA
- a CDS encoding phospholipase D-like domain-containing protein produces the protein MIEEIVPVATGEKWIGYGVRSFRSVIDDLISNATNELYLTAYVLTDMSIVNKLRKALERGVEVEIYLYGDESSIRNEAVNYISNLQRKFNYLKIYRVETETLHAKVLVADGKKVISGSANFTFSGMTNNYELGFLVEDPDIALQILKLIKKLGEK, from the coding sequence ATGATTGAAGAAATTGTTCCTGTGGCCACGGGTGAAAAATGGATTGGATATGGGGTAAGATCATTTAGATCGGTAATCGATGATCTGATTTCGAATGCCACTAATGAACTTTATCTTACAGCTTATGTTCTCACAGATATGAGCATTGTGAATAAATTGAGAAAGGCATTAGAAAGAGGAGTTGAGGTTGAAATATACTTATATGGAGATGAATCTTCGATAAGAAATGAGGCTGTGAACTACATATCAAACTTACAAAGAAAATTTAATTATCTGAAAATTTATAGAGTTGAAACTGAAACACTTCATGCTAAAGTTCTTGTTGCTGATGGAAAAAAAGTTATTTCTGGATCGGCTAATTTTACATTTAGTGGCATGACAAATAATTATGAGCTTGGTTTCTTGGTAGAGGATCCAGATATAGCGCTCCAGATTTTAAAATTAATAAAAAAGCTGGGGGAGAAATGA
- the drmB gene encoding DUF1998 domain-containing protein → MTREFQHISRSQFVLTYGPGSVIETKKGPRIIPSLEKGLGENFNPDTFRRFEIAETRISKYIKSRSEEKTNIRILALPTNAGLGKQSNYRVYSTYVFPVWKVCYGRRGNHAPILYNGSKCPLCETNDESSAVRFVAACPDGHLDEVNWNYAVHKNSSCKPDYFRWKANGSSLEDIVIECPICRARNNMKEIYKMNFFCTGRIPERESPSSNYFPIYTKPDRSKNCEKLMKIMQRQSTSLRVPETMTLLTIPEFDNQISRILQRYDVSIALDTMMKTPSDILLRMDANIFVDWISSTLKGRIPDNSLETISKEIREKGVSEFCALYKRLNDENKSFMSLMYEEFDSLLSGAGSSTKNFVMGHPKKIISTSSIMPELLVHPISKIRTITVQLGYKRMVSTADESEPQLLVSSGVYLHSDGSVWYPGYEGFGEGIFITFGERKIPDLTSKPAYNLWKEYSSSGMKSDSGWSEVSAEPAFVWLHTLSHAIIRALSSHTGYSAVSLRERVYISRDGKNGGILIYNTSPGEDGGMGGLVGSVDIFREIINSAVGNILLCSNDPLCCDVTKSAESVNGAACYSCLLISETSCEHRNLWLDRHLLIGD, encoded by the coding sequence ATGACAAGGGAATTTCAGCATATAAGCAGATCGCAGTTTGTTCTTACTTATGGTCCGGGTTCCGTAATTGAAACTAAAAAAGGACCCAGGATTATTCCATCTCTGGAAAAAGGACTTGGTGAAAACTTTAACCCGGATACTTTTCGGAGATTTGAAATCGCAGAGACAAGGATTTCCAAGTACATTAAAAGCAGATCGGAAGAGAAAACGAATATTCGCATATTAGCTTTGCCTACAAACGCTGGACTTGGAAAGCAAAGCAATTATCGCGTTTACTCAACATACGTTTTCCCGGTGTGGAAAGTCTGCTATGGAAGAAGAGGAAATCATGCCCCCATTTTGTATAACGGATCTAAATGTCCTCTATGTGAAACTAACGATGAATCTTCTGCAGTTAGATTTGTTGCAGCATGTCCAGATGGACACCTTGATGAAGTAAACTGGAATTATGCTGTCCATAAAAACTCATCATGTAAACCAGACTACTTCCGCTGGAAAGCAAACGGAAGTTCTCTAGAAGATATTGTCATAGAATGCCCTATTTGTAGAGCTAGAAACAATATGAAAGAAATTTACAAAATGAATTTTTTCTGTACGGGAAGAATTCCAGAAAGAGAATCCCCTTCAAGCAATTATTTCCCCATTTATACTAAGCCAGATAGGTCAAAGAATTGTGAAAAATTGATGAAAATAATGCAAAGGCAGTCAACTTCACTCAGGGTTCCTGAAACGATGACCCTTTTGACAATTCCCGAATTCGATAATCAGATCTCAAGAATTCTCCAAAGATATGATGTTTCAATAGCTCTTGATACAATGATGAAAACCCCCTCTGATATCTTACTTAGAATGGATGCTAATATTTTTGTAGACTGGATTTCAAGTACTTTAAAAGGAAGAATTCCTGATAACTCGCTTGAAACTATAAGTAAAGAGATTAGAGAAAAAGGTGTGTCAGAATTTTGCGCTCTTTATAAACGCTTAAATGATGAAAATAAATCTTTCATGAGTTTAATGTACGAAGAATTTGATTCACTACTATCAGGAGCTGGAAGTTCAACCAAAAATTTTGTTATGGGACACCCAAAAAAGATAATCTCAACTTCATCCATCATGCCCGAATTGCTTGTTCACCCAATTAGTAAGATCAGAACAATCACAGTTCAGCTTGGCTACAAACGTATGGTATCAACTGCAGATGAAAGTGAACCCCAATTGTTAGTCTCATCAGGTGTGTATTTACATTCAGATGGAAGTGTCTGGTATCCAGGATATGAAGGATTTGGTGAAGGTATATTCATTACATTTGGTGAAAGAAAAATACCTGATCTAACTTCAAAACCAGCGTACAACCTGTGGAAAGAATACTCATCTTCAGGAATGAAATCTGATTCAGGGTGGTCAGAGGTTTCTGCTGAACCCGCATTCGTCTGGCTCCATACACTTTCTCATGCAATCATCAGAGCTTTATCCTCACACACTGGTTATTCAGCAGTTTCACTGAGGGAAAGAGTTTACATATCTCGTGATGGGAAAAATGGAGGTATTCTTATTTATAATACATCTCCAGGAGAAGATGGAGGTATGGGTGGACTTGTAGGATCGGTAGATATATTCCGTGAAATTATCAATAGTGCAGTTGGGAATATTTTGCTTTGTTCTAATGATCCACTTTGTTGTGATGTAACTAAATCTGCAGAATCTGTAAACGGAGCGGCGTGTTATAGTTGTCTTTTGATTTCTGAAACTTCGTGTGAACATAGAAATCTCTGGCTTGACAGACATCTTCTCATTGGAGATTGA
- the drmA gene encoding DISARM system helicase DrmA produces the protein MREKYIEELIKEVLGPRNGSEETIIEADPYTEYITGVIIPKDCKQRELGPESEILNVEGDDKGAEDSDSQEKTYSTLPSELDPRVRSKSFGISFLVKGKDPYLKVCVTWGRYFKEELVSENSNRMDVAETEFSWKRKPYCKIFNLNTSGESSNEITVYEGIDGKVVLNSRIKVKNSLHIMLSLINELKIGDCYGDKVIESSLYQPSIRVILGNDCKLESIDSEENDELNFIYRENPVLARGHMCSSIWKDVDYQDKFDIKVLWPEGIHFDECREFITCDVRSEFVPLYPNPAPLFEWKNFEILNSPVFSALKLSEMWDETEIKGYLDPILKSYEKWILMNETSLEGFSDKDKIIAKKLIDKQKICLKRINGGIESLQKNKDILLSFCFANKVIWLQNLWKKGGKLKESNIDFVWRPFQLAFFLMNLESLSNKDSEFRDYVDLLWVPTGGGKTESYLAMMAFVMALRRRNAQTRFRNGDKDNKDITGAGTSIISRYTLRLLTVQQFRRTLIMITAAEYLRVFNNQGLSGWRPQKCSISNDWLYGTVRFSVGMWVGGGVSPNHLRGEQGAIKALQNSSSSEGEPAQIVKCPVCGTWLAVPSSGLPAGINKIYLVIKYEKTLSELKSHVSKITSVSNLIKEIQVSDNRCLSNCFIMYITLDSSRKVDEKEFDDIISKLEKELNVKVVSFRPSRPGYFPSYNEVGRKKDSPVDFEIFCPNPECDLNSNVNYKEGVPSNVSGSSKKKLPDGLFVKDDSSPFAENSHIPIPAYTVDEQIYHRCPTIIVSTADKIARLAFEPKSSYIFGNVKKYNGFYGYYRDDSEELLPNNYTKNAISKYSTNVNPFLPPDMIVQDELHLMDGPLGSMFGIYECIVDGLIRESGGIPKYIASSATVNDAAIQVKSLFNRPLFQFPAYGLTFKDSFFVKMPAWSSGWNENRPGRVYMGIYAPGRGPLTPIIRIWSRMLQTGEENCSEKDIVNFWTLVGYFNSIRELGGNRSLFREDIIERLNNISKGSVRNLDAEKVVELSSRINSTDIPQLLEELEQGKKRTINENPDAIFTTSMFGTGVDIPHLSLMVVNGQPKTTSQYIQATGRVGRDHGALVVTFYKAGRARDLSHYEIFTGYHHRINIEVEPASVSPFSDGCLEKAAGPAIVSFLRNMPDPSSRWFVESGHIIQSEESLNDFEKFLSRCLPRDVSKKTIQCFRSQYDRWLGISQKLGFTKNLVYNEYTLYRPPEKNVILGDPAHEKVGLCVVYKNAPQSLREIEETTAFEV, from the coding sequence GTGCGGGAAAAATATATTGAAGAGTTGATAAAAGAAGTTTTAGGACCCAGAAATGGATCTGAGGAAACAATAATTGAAGCAGATCCTTATACAGAATACATCACTGGAGTTATTATTCCAAAGGATTGCAAACAAAGAGAACTTGGTCCAGAGTCGGAAATTCTCAATGTTGAGGGGGATGATAAGGGGGCAGAAGATTCTGATTCACAGGAAAAAACATATTCAACACTCCCATCTGAACTTGATCCTCGTGTAAGATCTAAATCATTTGGAATATCTTTCTTAGTTAAGGGTAAAGATCCTTATTTGAAAGTCTGTGTAACTTGGGGAAGATATTTCAAAGAAGAACTTGTTTCCGAAAATTCTAATAGAATGGACGTGGCTGAAACAGAATTTTCTTGGAAACGAAAGCCTTACTGTAAAATTTTTAATCTTAATACGTCTGGAGAATCCTCTAACGAAATAACTGTTTACGAGGGAATAGACGGAAAAGTTGTATTGAATAGTAGGATAAAGGTCAAAAATTCACTCCATATTATGCTGAGTCTGATTAATGAGTTAAAGATCGGAGATTGTTATGGAGACAAAGTGATCGAATCGTCTCTTTATCAGCCTTCTATACGTGTTATTCTTGGAAATGATTGCAAATTAGAGTCCATTGATTCAGAAGAAAATGACGAGCTTAACTTTATTTACAGAGAAAATCCTGTTCTAGCAAGAGGTCACATGTGTTCCTCTATATGGAAGGATGTTGATTATCAAGACAAATTTGATATTAAAGTATTATGGCCAGAAGGTATTCATTTTGATGAATGCCGTGAATTTATAACTTGTGATGTAAGAAGTGAATTTGTTCCTCTTTATCCAAATCCAGCGCCTCTTTTTGAATGGAAAAACTTTGAAATCTTAAATTCCCCTGTTTTCTCAGCTTTAAAATTATCCGAAATGTGGGATGAAACGGAAATCAAAGGTTATTTAGATCCTATCTTAAAAAGCTATGAAAAATGGATTCTAATGAATGAAACTTCACTTGAGGGTTTTTCGGATAAGGATAAAATTATCGCAAAAAAGCTTATAGATAAACAAAAAATTTGCCTGAAAAGGATTAATGGAGGTATAGAATCTCTTCAAAAAAACAAAGATATTCTTCTGTCATTTTGCTTTGCTAATAAAGTTATATGGTTACAAAATCTCTGGAAAAAGGGCGGCAAACTGAAGGAAAGTAATATTGACTTTGTTTGGAGACCATTCCAACTTGCATTTTTCTTGATGAATCTGGAATCTCTATCCAATAAAGACTCCGAATTCAGAGACTACGTTGATTTACTATGGGTACCTACAGGAGGAGGAAAAACAGAGTCTTATCTTGCAATGATGGCCTTTGTTATGGCTTTAAGAAGAAGAAATGCACAGACAAGATTTCGGAATGGAGATAAAGATAACAAAGATATAACTGGGGCAGGAACTTCCATAATTTCCAGGTATACATTACGTCTTTTAACTGTCCAACAATTTAGAAGAACACTTATTATGATCACGGCAGCAGAATACTTGCGTGTTTTCAATAATCAAGGACTTTCTGGATGGAGGCCACAAAAGTGTTCTATATCTAACGATTGGCTATACGGAACTGTAAGATTTTCTGTAGGAATGTGGGTAGGAGGAGGAGTTTCTCCCAACCATCTTCGTGGTGAACAAGGAGCGATTAAGGCATTACAAAACAGTTCATCGTCAGAAGGTGAACCTGCTCAGATAGTAAAATGTCCAGTATGTGGTACTTGGCTTGCTGTTCCCAGTTCGGGTTTACCAGCTGGGATTAATAAAATATATCTCGTAATTAAATATGAAAAAACTCTCTCTGAATTGAAGAGTCACGTTTCAAAGATTACATCAGTTTCTAATTTGATTAAGGAAATTCAAGTTTCAGATAATAGATGCCTTAGCAACTGTTTCATAATGTATATTACACTTGACAGCTCCAGAAAAGTTGACGAAAAAGAGTTTGATGATATTATTTCAAAACTTGAAAAAGAGCTTAACGTTAAAGTTGTCTCTTTTAGACCTTCACGACCTGGTTATTTCCCTTCATACAATGAAGTTGGGAGAAAAAAAGACTCACCTGTTGATTTTGAAATTTTTTGCCCGAATCCTGAATGTGATCTTAACAGTAATGTTAATTATAAGGAAGGTGTGCCCTCAAATGTTTCAGGAAGTTCAAAAAAGAAATTACCAGACGGTCTGTTTGTGAAGGACGATTCTTCCCCATTTGCTGAAAATTCACATATTCCTATTCCAGCATACACTGTTGATGAACAGATATACCATAGGTGTCCAACTATTATTGTAAGTACAGCAGATAAAATAGCAAGGCTGGCTTTTGAGCCCAAGTCAAGTTATATATTTGGAAACGTGAAAAAATATAATGGATTTTATGGTTACTATCGTGATGATTCAGAAGAATTGTTACCAAACAATTACACCAAAAATGCAATTTCAAAGTATTCCACTAATGTAAATCCATTCCTTCCGCCTGATATGATAGTACAGGATGAACTTCATTTAATGGATGGGCCCTTGGGTAGTATGTTTGGTATTTATGAGTGTATTGTTGATGGTCTTATCCGTGAATCAGGTGGAATTCCAAAGTATATTGCATCTTCTGCAACTGTTAATGATGCAGCGATTCAAGTTAAAAGTCTTTTTAATAGACCGTTATTCCAATTTCCTGCATACGGTCTAACTTTCAAAGATAGTTTTTTTGTAAAAATGCCTGCCTGGTCATCTGGATGGAATGAAAATAGACCCGGAAGAGTTTACATGGGGATCTATGCACCAGGAAGAGGTCCGTTGACACCAATTATAAGAATATGGTCAAGGATGCTGCAGACTGGTGAAGAGAATTGCTCTGAAAAGGACATTGTAAATTTCTGGACTCTTGTAGGTTACTTTAATTCCATTAGGGAGTTAGGAGGGAATAGATCACTTTTTAGAGAAGACATTATTGAAAGATTAAATAATATTTCCAAAGGTTCAGTTCGAAATTTGGATGCAGAAAAGGTTGTTGAACTTTCAAGCAGGATAAACTCTACTGATATTCCACAGCTACTTGAAGAACTGGAACAGGGAAAGAAACGCACTATTAATGAAAACCCTGATGCTATATTCACCACATCAATGTTTGGAACTGGTGTAGATATTCCTCACTTATCATTGATGGTTGTAAACGGGCAGCCCAAAACAACATCTCAGTACATTCAGGCAACTGGTCGCGTGGGAAGAGATCATGGAGCTCTGGTTGTCACATTTTATAAAGCTGGAAGAGCAAGAGATCTTAGCCATTATGAAATCTTTACAGGGTACCATCATAGAATAAACATCGAGGTAGAACCTGCTTCTGTGTCTCCTTTTTCAGACGGATGTTTAGAGAAAGCAGCAGGTCCTGCAATTGTTTCTTTTCTAAGGAATATGCCTGATCCCAGTTCTAGATGGTTTGTTGAATCAGGTCATATTATTCAAAGTGAAGAGTCATTGAATGACTTTGAAAAGTTTTTGAGTAGATGCTTACCTCGTGATGTTTCAAAAAAAACGATCCAGTGTTTCCGTTCTCAGTATGATCGATGGCTTGGAATCTCACAAAAGCTTGGTTTCACTAAAAATTTGGTTTATAATGAGTATACTCTATATAGGCCTCCAGAAAAAAATGTAATACTTGGAGATCCAGCACATGAAAAGGTTGGTTTATGTGTTGTTTACAAAAACGCTCCACAATCTCTTCGTGAAATAGAAGAAACTACTGCGTTTGAGGTATAA
- a CDS encoding HhH-GPD family protein encodes MNTITRDKEYFSKIKIIRTELLIWGEENLRKFPWRETSDPYKITVAEVMLHRTKADQVKDVYEQFIFKYPDFESIVKAGREAVRADLKSLGLFWRADLLYDMAVEVIEKYGGKLPLDRKKLMAMPGVGNYISAAILCFGYNLPEPVLDTNTVRVLGRIFGLKITDSSRRSKLFYGIMYDLVNFWDPRTVSFALIDFANAICIPGEKPRCEICSLRDICIYNSEL; translated from the coding sequence ATGAATACAATTACCAGAGATAAAGAATATTTCTCAAAAATAAAAATAATACGCACTGAACTTCTTATATGGGGAGAGGAAAATCTCAGAAAGTTTCCATGGAGAGAAACCTCTGATCCCTATAAAATTACCGTTGCTGAAGTGATGCTTCACAGAACAAAAGCTGATCAGGTAAAAGATGTTTACGAACAATTTATTTTTAAATATCCTGATTTTGAGTCAATTGTTAAGGCTGGTCGCGAAGCAGTTAGAGCCGATTTAAAATCCCTTGGACTTTTCTGGCGTGCAGATTTACTTTACGACATGGCTGTCGAAGTCATAGAAAAATATGGGGGGAAGTTGCCTCTGGACAGGAAAAAATTAATGGCAATGCCGGGAGTGGGAAATTATATCTCAGCAGCCATTCTATGTTTTGGCTATAACCTTCCTGAACCAGTACTCGATACAAATACTGTTCGTGTTCTTGGAAGAATTTTTGGGCTAAAAATTACTGATTCATCGAGGAGAAGCAAGCTTTTCTATGGAATTATGTATGATCTTGTCAATTTCTGGGACCCCAGAACCGTCTCTTTTGCTTTAATTGATTTTGCAAACGCGATTTGCATTCCCGGAGAAAAACCCAGATGTGAAATTTGTAGTCTTAGAGACATTTGTATATATAATTCAGAACTGTAA
- a CDS encoding DNA cytosine methyltransferase, which produces MKSKYTVLDMFSGAGGLSEGFFQNGFKFVSHIEKNDHARNSLETRAIYHALKDSSNEGIYRDYISGNLNRDEFIQKFNELEMPPAGLLQGEITESNETDTIKEIQDHLKIIDRDSVDVVIGGPPCQAYSVAGRGRKPKEMKNDPRNYLYRHYVSFLKSFEPKIFVFENVPGIKSAINGIIYSNLHEELEKIGYKTVAHILNAKDFSVLQERKRIIFIGWKDEYDLSYPDFLKIPPSRFHVSSLLKDLPPLQAGEGTDSPAKYTRPFSRTSEYLQRFMIREKKDILIQHNARIHNPRDRIIYRLAIEKWDKERKRLKYNELSPELQTHRNKTSFLDRFKVVNQYGYSHAVLAHISKDGHYFIHPDIKQARSMTVREVARIQSFPDNYKFEGPRIAQYAQIGNAVPPLMAKGIAVEIEKMLKEIS; this is translated from the coding sequence ATGAAATCAAAATACACAGTTCTTGATATGTTTTCTGGCGCTGGAGGGCTTTCAGAAGGGTTCTTTCAGAATGGATTCAAATTTGTTTCTCATATAGAGAAAAATGACCATGCCAGAAATTCTCTAGAAACCAGAGCTATTTACCATGCTCTAAAAGATTCCAGTAATGAAGGGATTTATAGAGATTATATTTCTGGAAACTTAAACAGAGATGAATTTATTCAAAAATTTAATGAACTGGAAATGCCGCCGGCGGGATTGTTACAGGGAGAAATAACCGAATCAAATGAAACTGATACGATAAAAGAAATTCAGGATCATTTAAAAATCATTGATAGAGATTCGGTTGACGTCGTCATAGGAGGACCACCATGTCAGGCTTATTCTGTTGCTGGGAGAGGCAGGAAGCCAAAAGAAATGAAAAACGACCCCCGTAACTATCTATACAGGCATTACGTCTCGTTCTTAAAAAGCTTTGAGCCAAAAATTTTCGTATTCGAAAACGTTCCGGGAATCAAAAGTGCAATAAATGGGATTATCTACTCAAATTTACATGAAGAACTGGAAAAAATTGGATATAAAACAGTAGCCCACATACTAAATGCAAAAGATTTCAGTGTACTTCAGGAAAGGAAACGGATAATATTTATCGGCTGGAAAGATGAATATGATCTTTCATATCCTGACTTTTTAAAAATTCCTCCCAGCAGGTTCCATGTCTCGTCCCTTTTGAAAGACCTCCCTCCATTGCAGGCCGGTGAAGGTACTGATAGCCCTGCAAAGTATACAAGGCCATTCTCAAGGACATCTGAATATCTTCAAAGATTTATGATTCGAGAAAAAAAAGATATACTCATTCAACACAACGCAAGAATACATAACCCCAGAGATCGTATCATATACAGACTTGCAATTGAAAAATGGGATAAAGAGAGAAAACGGTTAAAATATAATGAGCTGTCTCCGGAACTCCAGACACATAGGAATAAAACGTCGTTTCTGGATAGATTTAAGGTGGTCAATCAGTATGGTTACTCCCATGCTGTACTTGCTCACATATCAAAGGATGGTCACTATTTCATTCATCCTGATATCAAACAGGCAAGATCTATGACAGTTAGAGAAGTGGCAAGGATACAGTCATTTCCTGATAATTATAAATTTGAAGGTCCAAGAATCGCGCAGTATGCACAGATTGGTAATGCTGTGCCTCCTCTTATGGCTAAAGGGATAGCAGTTGAAATAGAAAAGATGCTTAAAGAGATTTCATGA